A genomic window from Pseudomonadales bacterium includes:
- a CDS encoding NAD(P)/FAD-dependent oxidoreductase codes for MHDVIVVGGGASGLMCALTAGFRGLSVLLLEKGPKVGLKILVSGGGRCNFTNRLVDPHRHYLSQNPHFCISAMKRYEPEDFIRMVETAGIAFVERRHGQLFCRDSARDIVSMLLEQCEYAGVDIRVGQDVATVSPMADGLFSVKTQDATYTAARVVIASGGLSLPKIASDLAFRTANRLGLQVVPPRAALVPLTWNSGDKAKFESLSGISAEVVATCNGASFREKLLFTHRGLSGPVILQISSYWREGASVYIDLLPDVDAARWLTGARESGPQQRLVTLLKTLLPNRLVEAVTGDWFEDARIGSFPPARIAAIGGHLNAWEFRPGGSEGYRTAEVTLGGIDTDEVSSKTFEVKRTPGLYVIGEALDVTGWLGGYNFQWAWASGWCCAQAL; via the coding sequence GTGCATGACGTGATCGTCGTCGGCGGCGGCGCCAGCGGCCTGATGTGTGCCTTGACTGCAGGTTTCCGCGGACTCAGCGTGCTTCTGCTCGAAAAAGGCCCCAAGGTGGGTCTGAAAATTCTGGTGTCCGGTGGCGGCCGCTGTAATTTCACCAATCGCCTCGTCGATCCGCACCGGCACTATCTCTCTCAGAATCCCCATTTCTGCATCTCTGCGATGAAGCGTTACGAGCCTGAGGACTTCATCCGGATGGTGGAGACTGCCGGGATCGCCTTTGTCGAACGCAGGCATGGGCAGCTGTTCTGTCGGGACAGCGCCAGAGACATCGTATCGATGCTGCTCGAGCAGTGTGAGTATGCAGGCGTGGACATTCGGGTCGGCCAGGACGTTGCGACGGTCTCACCGATGGCCGATGGTCTGTTCAGTGTCAAGACGCAGGATGCGACCTACACAGCGGCCAGGGTGGTGATTGCGTCGGGTGGCCTGTCGCTGCCGAAAATTGCCAGTGACCTGGCCTTCCGTACCGCGAACCGGCTGGGTCTGCAGGTGGTGCCACCGCGCGCCGCACTGGTGCCGCTGACCTGGAATTCCGGCGACAAGGCAAAGTTTGAATCCCTTTCCGGAATTTCGGCAGAGGTTGTGGCGACCTGCAACGGGGCGAGTTTCCGGGAGAAACTGCTGTTTACCCACCGTGGCCTGAGTGGACCGGTGATACTGCAGATATCCTCCTACTGGCGGGAGGGGGCATCCGTGTACATCGATCTGCTGCCCGATGTCGATGCTGCCCGATGGCTGACGGGCGCTCGGGAAAGCGGCCCCCAGCAGCGCCTGGTGACGCTGCTGAAAACCCTGCTGCCGAACCGGCTGGTCGAAGCCGTCACAGGAGACTGGTTCGAAGATGCCAGGATCGGCAGTTTTCCACCGGCTCGAATCGCCGCGATCGGCGGACATCTGAACGCCTGGGAGTTCAGGCCGGGTGGCAGCGAAGGTTACCGCACAGCAGAAGTCACGCTGGGTGGTATCGATACCGATGAGGTCTCATCGAAAACCTTCGAGGTAAAACGCACGCCCGGCCTCTATGTGATCGGTGAAGCCCTCGATGTCACAGGCTGGCTGGGGGGTTACAACTTTCAGTGGGCCTGGGCATCGGGCTGGTGCTGTGCCCAGGCGCTTTGA
- a CDS encoding cytochrome P450, which produces MSEAVEQSSEQTVTSGFQSPFLSENPPPIITDPYAVPIEEINMIDGRLFQQDIQMAHFKRLREEDPVHLNELPGFGRYWSLTKFEDIMYVDTHHELFSSAHGITIGPKVDSERSPDELQFSNFIAMDPPKHDLQRATVTGAVAPRNLAKMEATIRERTARVLDSLPTDETFNWVDLVSIELTTQMLATLFDFPFEERRKLTRWSDVATAPPGTGIVDTAEQRRDELMECLAYFTRLWNERVNQEPPGSDLISMLAHGEDTKNMQPYEFLGNLILLIVGGNDTTRNSMSGGVLALNENPSEYEKLRRDPSLITNMVPEIIRWQTPLPYMRRTANQDVVIRGKQIRAGEQILMWYISGNRDEEAIERPDEFLIDRPNARHHLSFGFGIHRCMGNRLAEMQLRVLWEEIMTRFEKVEVVGKPERLRSSFVRGITNLPVQVHLRK; this is translated from the coding sequence GTGAGCGAAGCAGTAGAGCAGAGCAGTGAGCAGACCGTAACTTCCGGATTTCAAAGCCCTTTTCTTTCAGAGAATCCGCCACCGATCATCACCGACCCCTACGCGGTGCCCATCGAAGAGATCAACATGATCGATGGCCGCCTGTTTCAGCAGGACATTCAGATGGCGCACTTCAAGCGCCTGCGGGAAGAAGATCCGGTGCACCTGAATGAACTGCCCGGGTTCGGCCGTTACTGGTCGCTGACCAAATTCGAAGACATCATGTATGTGGACACCCATCATGAGCTGTTCTCATCTGCCCACGGGATCACCATCGGGCCGAAAGTCGACTCCGAGCGCAGCCCCGACGAACTCCAGTTCAGCAACTTCATCGCCATGGATCCTCCGAAGCATGATCTGCAACGGGCCACGGTCACCGGTGCGGTCGCACCCCGCAATCTGGCAAAGATGGAGGCGACCATCCGCGAGCGCACCGCACGGGTGCTGGATTCGCTGCCCACGGACGAAACCTTCAACTGGGTAGACCTGGTCTCCATCGAACTCACCACCCAGATGCTGGCAACTCTGTTCGACTTCCCCTTCGAAGAACGCCGCAAGCTCACCCGCTGGTCGGATGTGGCCACAGCACCACCGGGCACCGGTATCGTGGACACTGCTGAACAGCGCCGTGATGAGCTGATGGAATGTCTGGCCTATTTCACCCGGCTGTGGAATGAGCGGGTCAATCAGGAGCCGCCCGGCTCTGATCTGATCTCCATGCTCGCTCATGGTGAAGATACGAAGAACATGCAGCCCTATGAATTCCTCGGCAATCTCATTCTGCTCATCGTCGGCGGCAATGACACTACCCGCAACTCCATGAGCGGCGGTGTGCTGGCCTTGAACGAAAATCCGTCCGAATACGAAAAGCTGCGCAGGGATCCCTCGCTGATCACCAACATGGTTCCGGAGATCATCCGCTGGCAGACCCCGCTGCCTTACATGCGCCGTACCGCAAACCAGGATGTCGTGATCCGCGGCAAGCAGATCAGAGCCGGTGAACAGATTCTCATGTGGTACATCTCGGGAAACCGCGACGAAGAAGCGATCGAGCGGCCGGATGAATTTCTCATCGACCGACCCAACGCCCGCCATCACCTCTCCTTCGGCTTCGGCATCCATCGATGCATGGGCAATCGACTCGCGGAAATGCAGCTTAGAGTACTCTGGGAAGAAATCATGACCCGCTTCGAGAAGGTCGAAGTCGTCGGCAAACCGGAACGCCTGCGCTCGAGTTTCGTGCGTGGAATTACCAATCTGCCGGTGCAGGTACACCTGCGCAAGTGA
- a CDS encoding phospholipase D family protein: MRELISDSRQDQPYLNHLHLLDTGDEALRVRAALIDAASCRIDLQYYIWNSDTSGRYLVSRLLAAADRGVHIRLLLDDINVASRESLMALLATHDNIEVQIYNPFSQRRGLGRAMNLASEFGRLNRRMHVKSFTVDQSVTILGGRNIGDEYFDLHHELNFRDRDVLVTGPVVDQTMAMFEEFWNWSLSRPVAELTGTVAKPDMDWQAHWIRESGEKMNRIHPVLPENNTDGRRYLVSVFSQAITAPAHLIHDPPPDARSPAGTDQVQPGSRTLMDAAAESRSDLLIESAYLVADEQMLNRMTQLQDRGVRIRALTNSLASNDVTANHASYARRRKDMLRSGMEIYELRPDAASCPDIILNGSACGADHIFGLHAKTYVIDLKTLYIGSLNLNLRSRFLNAEAGVLIENRPLATRVARDIEANMTPDNSWRPVLDEHNRLRWIDGGEGGSPEKLIDHEPEVGWLRRLQAGLLGLFPIDRYF; this comes from the coding sequence GTGCGGGAGCTGATATCCGACAGCAGGCAGGATCAACCGTACCTCAACCACCTGCACCTGCTGGACACCGGCGACGAAGCTCTGCGGGTCCGTGCGGCACTGATCGACGCCGCCAGCTGTCGGATCGATCTTCAGTACTACATCTGGAACAGTGATACGAGCGGCCGCTATCTGGTCAGTCGCCTGCTGGCGGCGGCAGATCGCGGTGTGCATATCCGACTGCTGCTCGATGACATCAACGTCGCCAGCCGGGAGAGTCTGATGGCGCTCCTGGCGACTCACGACAACATCGAAGTCCAGATCTACAACCCGTTCTCCCAGCGCCGCGGCCTGGGTCGCGCGATGAACCTCGCTTCCGAGTTCGGTCGATTGAATCGGCGCATGCACGTCAAGTCTTTCACGGTAGATCAGTCCGTCACCATTCTCGGCGGCCGCAATATCGGCGATGAGTACTTCGACCTGCACCACGAACTGAATTTTCGGGACCGGGACGTGCTGGTAACGGGTCCTGTGGTCGATCAGACCATGGCCATGTTCGAGGAATTCTGGAACTGGTCCCTTTCCCGGCCGGTAGCCGAGCTCACCGGGACCGTAGCGAAACCTGACATGGACTGGCAGGCGCACTGGATTCGCGAGTCCGGTGAGAAGATGAACCGGATACACCCTGTCCTGCCGGAAAATAATACAGACGGCAGACGCTATCTGGTGTCGGTCTTCAGTCAGGCGATCACCGCGCCTGCCCACCTGATCCATGATCCGCCGCCTGACGCCCGATCACCGGCCGGTACGGACCAGGTACAGCCTGGCTCCAGAACACTGATGGATGCAGCAGCCGAGTCCCGATCGGATCTGCTGATCGAATCCGCATATCTCGTCGCCGACGAGCAGATGCTCAATCGAATGACGCAACTGCAGGATCGCGGCGTGCGCATCAGAGCACTGACCAACTCACTGGCCTCGAACGACGTGACTGCCAACCACGCCTCCTACGCACGTCGCAGGAAAGATATGCTCCGCAGTGGGATGGAAATCTACGAATTGCGCCCCGACGCAGCTTCCTGTCCGGACATCATCCTCAACGGCAGCGCCTGCGGAGCGGACCACATATTCGGTCTCCACGCTAAAACCTATGTGATCGACCTGAAGACCCTGTACATCGGCTCCCTGAACCTGAACCTGCGTTCACGCTTTCTCAACGCCGAGGCGGGTGTACTGATCGAAAACCGCCCTCTCGCAACCCGGGTCGCCCGGGATATCGAGGCGAACATGACACCGGACAACAGCTGGCGACCGGTGCTGGACGAGCACAACCGGTTGCGCTGGATCGATGGTGGTGAAGGCGGGTCCCCGGAAAAACTGATCGACCATGAGCCCGAAGTGGGCTGGCTGCGGCGTCTGCAGGCGGGTCTGCTCGGCCTGTTCCCTATCGACCGGTACTTCTGA
- a CDS encoding cupin domain-containing protein, with the protein MTRVVKSVEKVDLTNLVLDIHRDLSITTRARKPGPTERIDGMTLGVVTIKAGQSPHNGEMHPDGDEILYVISGTLVIPQNSGRSPLQIGAGEACLVRQGEWHMVDCLDEARFMHITPGPNGEARHK; encoded by the coding sequence ATGACACGGGTAGTGAAATCAGTGGAGAAAGTCGACTTAACCAACCTGGTGCTCGACATCCATCGTGACCTGTCCATCACAACCCGCGCACGTAAGCCCGGTCCTACGGAGCGTATCGACGGGATGACCCTTGGGGTCGTGACGATCAAGGCCGGCCAGTCACCCCACAACGGTGAAATGCATCCGGATGGGGATGAAATTCTTTACGTGATTTCGGGCACGCTGGTCATTCCTCAGAACTCTGGCAGGAGCCCGTTGCAGATCGGTGCAGGCGAGGCCTGTCTTGTTCGCCAGGGCGAATGGCACATGGTGGACTGCCTCGATGAGGCTCGGTTCATGCACATCACACCCGGCCCGAATGGGGAAGCCAGGCACAAGTAG
- a CDS encoding SDR family NAD(P)-dependent oxidoreductase, whose product MSEFKDKVVIITGAGGGLGKAHALEFARRGAKVVVNDLGGSGDGTGSGDAADVVVAEIKAAGGTAIANKASVSSKEGAKSIVDDAVAAFGTVDILVNNAGILRDKSFKNMSLDDWDIVMDVHLNGSAYVTHAAWPIMYEKNYGRIVLTSSTSGIYGNFGQANYGAAKMGMLGLMNVLAIEGRSKNIRVNTLAPAAATRLIATIPGRKVDVDNPDPNSHPKLVTPAVLLMCSEDAPTDKVIQAGNGRFSVSAVFNNQDLEFGPDVTYEDLLAKKDQLLDMSKATEGWTWLKKRMAEQAKK is encoded by the coding sequence ATGAGTGAATTCAAGGACAAGGTAGTGATCATCACCGGTGCAGGCGGTGGCCTGGGCAAAGCGCACGCGCTGGAGTTCGCCAGACGTGGCGCAAAAGTCGTGGTCAACGATCTCGGCGGCAGCGGCGATGGCACGGGATCCGGGGATGCGGCAGACGTTGTGGTCGCGGAAATCAAGGCCGCTGGCGGCACAGCGATAGCCAACAAGGCGTCGGTTTCCAGCAAGGAAGGCGCAAAGTCGATCGTCGACGACGCGGTCGCTGCGTTCGGCACCGTGGACATCCTGGTCAACAACGCCGGCATCCTGCGTGACAAGTCCTTCAAGAACATGTCCCTGGATGACTGGGACATCGTGATGGACGTGCATCTGAACGGCTCAGCCTATGTGACCCACGCGGCCTGGCCGATCATGTACGAAAAGAACTACGGTCGGATCGTGCTGACCAGTTCCACCTCCGGCATCTACGGCAATTTCGGGCAGGCCAACTACGGCGCCGCCAAGATGGGCATGCTGGGACTGATGAACGTGCTCGCCATTGAAGGACGTTCGAAGAACATCCGGGTCAACACCCTGGCACCCGCCGCAGCGACTCGCCTGATCGCCACGATTCCAGGGCGCAAGGTCGACGTGGACAACCCGGATCCGAACAGCCATCCGAAACTGGTCACCCCGGCCGTGCTGCTCATGTGCAGTGAAGATGCCCCTACGGACAAGGTCATTCAGGCGGGTAACGGCCGCTTCTCGGTCAGCGCGGTTTTCAACAATCAGGATCTGGAATTCGGTCCCGATGTGACCTACGAGGATCTGCTGGCAAAAAAGGACCAGCTGCTGGACATGAGCAAGGCCACCGAAGGCTGGACCTGGTTGAAGAAGCGCATGGCAGAACAGGCGAAGAAATAG
- a CDS encoding acyl-CoA dehydrogenase family protein encodes MADLDKDLFNLAMSDEAQPLMAAVQKHIEDNVVPITDEFFALDKEKTDRWTWHPRQLELLDGAKAKAKASGLWNFFLPDSDIGEGLTNLDYAYIAAELGKYSLASETLNCSAPDTGNMEVLERVGTPEQKEQWLKPLLNGEIRSAYAMTEPGLPSSDAKNISTSAVLEGDEWVINGEKFYISGAGDPRCKIMITMVKTDPSAAPSKQQSQILVPTNTPGVEILEGMEVFGHDHAPRGHMHIRFNNVRVPKENILLGVGRGFEISQLRLGPGRIHHCMRSIGKAEKALELMVKRGATREAFGKPIVKLGKNLEVISRARIEINAMRLAVLQAAKAMDVLGNKEARVYVSAVKAMVPEKVCRIIDDAIQIHGAAGISQWTPLAGLYTDMRHLRFADGPDEVHHMVVGRAEVQKYGLW; translated from the coding sequence ATGGCCGATCTGGATAAGGACCTGTTCAACCTGGCGATGTCTGACGAGGCCCAGCCTCTAATGGCCGCGGTGCAGAAGCACATCGAAGACAACGTAGTGCCGATCACCGACGAATTCTTCGCCCTGGACAAGGAGAAGACCGATCGCTGGACCTGGCATCCGCGCCAGCTCGAACTGCTCGATGGTGCCAAGGCCAAAGCCAAGGCTTCCGGCCTGTGGAATTTCTTTCTCCCCGATTCAGACATCGGCGAAGGCCTCACCAATCTCGACTACGCCTATATCGCCGCCGAACTGGGCAAGTATTCGCTGGCTTCCGAAACCCTGAACTGCAGCGCACCGGATACCGGCAACATGGAAGTACTGGAGCGGGTAGGTACCCCGGAACAGAAGGAGCAGTGGCTGAAACCTCTGCTCAATGGCGAGATCCGCTCCGCCTACGCCATGACCGAACCCGGTCTGCCTTCATCCGATGCCAAGAACATTTCCACCAGCGCAGTACTCGAAGGGGATGAGTGGGTAATCAACGGTGAGAAGTTCTACATCTCCGGCGCCGGGGACCCGCGCTGCAAGATCATGATCACCATGGTGAAGACGGACCCGAGCGCTGCGCCCAGTAAACAGCAGTCCCAGATTCTGGTGCCTACCAATACCCCGGGTGTGGAAATCCTCGAAGGGATGGAGGTATTCGGTCACGACCACGCACCCCGGGGCCATATGCACATCCGCTTCAACAACGTCCGTGTGCCGAAGGAAAATATCCTGCTTGGAGTCGGCCGTGGCTTCGAAATTTCCCAGCTGCGACTCGGACCCGGACGCATCCACCACTGCATGCGTTCGATCGGTAAAGCGGAGAAGGCGCTGGAACTGATGGTGAAGCGCGGCGCTACCCGGGAAGCCTTCGGCAAGCCGATCGTCAAGCTCGGCAAGAACCTCGAGGTGATTTCCAGGGCACGCATCGAGATCAACGCGATGCGGCTGGCAGTGCTGCAGGCGGCTAAAGCCATGGACGTGCTCGGCAACAAGGAAGCCCGCGTCTATGTCAGTGCGGTAAAGGCCATGGTGCCGGAAAAGGTCTGCAGGATCATCGACGATGCGATTCAGATCCATGGTGCGGCGGGTATCTCCCAGTGGACGCCGCTGGCGGGCCTGTATACCGACATGCGCCATCTGCGTTTCGCCGACGGTCCGGACGAGGTGCATCACATGGTGGTGGGACGTGCGGAGGTTCAGAAGTACGGGCTCTGGTAG
- a CDS encoding acyl-CoA dehydrogenase family protein produces MIDFEIPPETKAIRETVRKFVQEHCIPAEAEVATRDFKEVLGELREKARSQGLWCPFIPKEYGGMGLRPLANALVQMELGESFLGALSMNTQGPDDATMLTLLEHGTDYQKEKFLKPLLDGQKRICYSMTEKAAGADATGMQTSAVLEGDNWVLNGEKWFSSSASVADIAVVMAKTSPDAPRHEQYSTFIVELPNPGYEIVRNIATMVPETELGAKLGGTHAEIKIRNLVVPRENVLGGIGKGFDMGQHRLAYGRLRHGMHNVAMAQRALDLAAKHVTGRKTFGTRLADRQGVQWMLADCASELYMARLMLLHIAYKAEKGMDMRQENSIAKVFLAHMVHKVVDTALQLHGALGYSHDTPLARWYTSVRSQRLVDGPDEVHRWRVGRNVIKAYEKFGTTASAAGGDLL; encoded by the coding sequence ATGATCGATTTTGAGATTCCACCGGAAACCAAGGCGATCCGGGAAACTGTCCGAAAATTCGTGCAGGAACACTGCATTCCCGCGGAGGCGGAGGTCGCCACCCGGGATTTCAAGGAAGTGCTGGGTGAACTGCGGGAAAAGGCGCGCAGCCAGGGTCTCTGGTGCCCGTTCATCCCGAAGGAATATGGCGGGATGGGCCTGCGGCCACTGGCCAACGCCCTGGTGCAGATGGAACTCGGCGAGAGCTTTCTCGGCGCCCTGTCGATGAATACCCAGGGCCCGGACGACGCCACCATGCTGACCCTGCTGGAACACGGCACCGATTACCAGAAGGAAAAGTTCCTCAAACCCCTGCTCGACGGCCAGAAACGCATCTGCTATTCGATGACCGAGAAAGCGGCCGGTGCGGATGCCACCGGGATGCAGACCTCGGCAGTGCTCGAGGGGGACAACTGGGTGCTCAACGGTGAAAAGTGGTTCAGTTCCTCCGCCAGCGTTGCCGATATTGCTGTGGTGATGGCGAAGACCAGTCCGGATGCGCCACGTCATGAGCAGTACAGTACCTTCATAGTCGAACTGCCCAACCCCGGCTATGAGATCGTCCGCAACATCGCCACCATGGTGCCGGAGACTGAGCTTGGCGCGAAACTCGGCGGCACCCATGCGGAGATCAAGATCAGGAACCTGGTGGTACCGCGGGAAAACGTGCTCGGCGGCATAGGCAAGGGCTTCGACATGGGGCAGCACCGGCTGGCCTACGGTCGCCTGCGCCACGGCATGCACAACGTGGCCATGGCCCAGCGCGCTCTGGACCTGGCCGCAAAACATGTCACCGGACGGAAGACCTTCGGAACCCGTCTGGCGGATCGCCAGGGCGTGCAGTGGATGCTGGCGGATTGCGCGAGCGAGCTGTACATGGCGCGTCTGATGCTGCTGCACATCGCCTACAAGGCTGAAAAAGGCATGGACATGCGCCAGGAGAACTCCATTGCCAAGGTGTTTCTCGCGCATATGGTGCACAAGGTGGTCGACACGGCGCTGCAGTTGCATGGTGCGCTGGGATACAGTCACGATACGCCACTGGCGCGCTGGTACACGAGTGTGCGCAGTCAGCGCCTTGTTGATGGACCGGACGAAGTGCACCGCTGGCGTGTCGGCCGCAATGTCATCAAAGCATACGAGAAGTTCGGCACCACCGCGTCTGCGGCCGGGGGCGATCTGTTGTAG
- a CDS encoding SDR family oxidoreductase, with amino-acid sequence MDLRDKVAVITGGSGGIGRAMGRAFLAQGAQAVVLADLSEAAVTAAAAEIGCEGAVCDVTDEAQVVRLVQDTIGRHGRIDLFCSNAGAGAQGLLTDAANEVWQQQWELHVMSHLYAARAVLPSMLERGEGYLLNTASAAGLLAAIGSGPYTVTKAAAVKLAEFLAITHGDEGIRVSVLCPQGVNTAMAPKSLGDGQTDGIIEPEVLAQTVVEALRDERFHVLPHPEVGDYVRRKGDDVDRWLLGMRRLRRRTMGSVS; translated from the coding sequence ATGGATTTGCGTGACAAGGTGGCGGTGATAACCGGAGGCAGCGGTGGTATCGGCCGGGCGATGGGGCGAGCGTTCCTTGCGCAAGGAGCGCAGGCCGTGGTGCTGGCCGATCTCAGTGAAGCCGCAGTCACGGCGGCGGCGGCAGAGATCGGCTGTGAGGGGGCGGTGTGTGATGTGACCGATGAGGCGCAGGTAGTGCGACTGGTGCAGGACACGATTGGCAGGCACGGCCGTATCGACCTGTTCTGCTCCAATGCCGGTGCCGGTGCTCAGGGGCTGCTCACCGATGCGGCCAACGAGGTCTGGCAGCAACAGTGGGAGCTGCATGTCATGTCCCACCTCTACGCGGCGCGGGCGGTGCTGCCGTCCATGCTGGAAAGAGGAGAGGGCTACCTGCTCAATACGGCGTCTGCCGCCGGACTGCTGGCCGCCATTGGATCGGGACCCTACACGGTGACCAAAGCCGCCGCGGTCAAACTCGCTGAGTTTCTCGCCATCACCCATGGGGATGAGGGCATCCGGGTTTCCGTGCTCTGCCCACAGGGGGTCAACACGGCGATGGCACCGAAGAGTCTCGGAGATGGGCAGACCGACGGCATCATCGAACCGGAGGTACTGGCGCAGACGGTTGTGGAAGCCTTACGGGACGAACGCTTCCATGTGCTGCCCCACCCTGAAGTCGGCGACTACGTGCGGCGTAAGGGTGACGATGTGGACCGCTGGCTGCTCGGTATGCGGCGGCTGCGCCGGCGCACAATGGGCTCTGTGTCGTAG
- a CDS encoding phytanoyl-CoA dioxygenase family protein has product MTPSTPGAVPLLGKAGDCILFSHALWHGPGPNTSGRTRKSLLYNYCQLFMRPYDFETPPDVLDRCTPRQRRLLGDLGYPFRPGSYTYVPADQVALIRGEDPQGAD; this is encoded by the coding sequence GTGACACCGTCGACACCCGGGGCAGTGCCCCTGCTCGGGAAAGCGGGTGACTGCATTCTGTTTTCACACGCGCTCTGGCACGGACCCGGACCGAACACCTCGGGACGCACACGAAAAAGCCTGCTCTACAACTACTGCCAGCTGTTCATGCGGCCCTACGACTTCGAAACCCCGCCCGATGTGCTGGATCGCTGCACACCCCGCCAGCGTCGTTTGCTCGGCGACCTCGGCTACCCGTTCCGGCCGGGCTCGTACACCTATGTGCCTGCGGATCAGGTCGCGCTGATTCGTGGGGAAGACCCGCAAGGCGCTGACTAG
- a CDS encoding alpha/beta hydrolase, whose translation MSDDVNPEIPARSAPTADPLDAHLLPAGVRSRCIDGINGLGMHCLEAGFETPGQPLLVLLHGFPELAYSWRKVMTPLAAAGYHVIAPDQRGYGRTLGWSGTYDGDIGEFRLLNLVRDVLGLVAALGCRQAAAVIGHDFGSPVAAWCALVRPDVFRSVALLSAPFSGPPELPFNTHANHAAHANHTAPAARPRTSSSNLQQALAGLSPPRKHYHDYYSTPEANADMLDCPQGLGDFLRAYYHMKSADWSGNLTFPLSGWTADALALLPRYYVMDQGKGMAETVAAEMPSRAQCAACTWLTDAELAVYRTEFARTGFQGGLNWYRCRTDPRQNDELLLYSGRTIDVPSCFIAGRQDWGVYQSPGALESMQSKACTRLHSTSLIDGAGHWVQQEQAAAVTEALLGFLADTQTTRTSLS comes from the coding sequence ATGTCAGACGATGTGAATCCGGAAATTCCGGCTCGCTCAGCGCCAACTGCCGATCCGCTGGATGCTCACCTGCTGCCCGCGGGGGTCCGATCCCGCTGCATCGATGGCATAAACGGTCTGGGCATGCACTGCCTCGAAGCCGGATTCGAAACTCCCGGGCAGCCGCTGCTGGTGCTGCTGCACGGCTTCCCGGAACTCGCCTACAGCTGGCGCAAAGTCATGACACCTCTGGCGGCAGCCGGTTACCACGTGATCGCGCCGGATCAACGGGGTTACGGACGCACCCTGGGCTGGTCCGGCACCTACGATGGCGACATCGGCGAGTTCAGACTGCTGAATCTGGTCCGTGATGTGCTGGGTCTGGTAGCCGCGCTCGGCTGCCGGCAGGCTGCCGCGGTGATCGGTCACGATTTCGGATCTCCGGTCGCCGCCTGGTGTGCGCTGGTGAGACCGGACGTTTTCAGATCGGTGGCCCTGCTGAGCGCGCCGTTTTCCGGTCCGCCGGAACTCCCATTCAATACCCACGCTAACCACGCAGCCCACGCAAACCACACAGCACCAGCGGCTCGGCCGCGGACCTCTTCATCGAATCTGCAGCAGGCACTCGCCGGATTGTCACCACCCCGCAAGCATTACCACGACTATTACTCAACCCCCGAAGCGAACGCGGATATGCTCGACTGCCCGCAGGGGCTCGGTGATTTCCTGCGCGCCTACTACCACATGAAAAGCGCCGACTGGTCCGGAAACCTGACTTTCCCCTTGTCGGGCTGGACGGCGGATGCGCTGGCCCTGTTACCCAGGTACTACGTGATGGACCAGGGTAAGGGCATGGCGGAAACCGTGGCAGCAGAAATGCCGAGCCGCGCACAATGCGCAGCGTGCACCTGGCTCACAGACGCCGAACTGGCGGTCTATCGGACGGAGTTTGCCCGCACCGGCTTCCAGGGTGGTCTCAACTGGTACCGCTGCCGCACCGATCCCCGCCAGAATGACGAACTCCTGCTCTACTCCGGGCGCACGATAGACGTGCCGAGCTGTTTCATCGCCGGCAGGCAGGACTGGGGCGTGTATCAGAGCCCCGGCGCACTCGAATCGATGCAGTCGAAGGCCTGCACCCGCCTGCACAGCACCTCACTCATCGACGGCGCCGGACACTGGGTGCAGCAGGAACAGGCTGCCGCCGTCACCGAAGCACTGCTTGGATTTCTGGCGGATACTCAGACCACAAGGACATCGCTATCATGA
- a CDS encoding nuclear transport factor 2 family protein, whose product MNPMTLEQRIARLEDLEAIRQLKARYCEVCDDDHNPDRIITLFAEDGIWEGRGIGRAEGHAQLRELFEGFRRSISFSQHMVMNPIIEVTGDRASGTWYFFGPFTFRQGNQAKWQAARYVDDYVKRDGVWKFQHLRVRGPGMSADYQSGWAGA is encoded by the coding sequence ATGAACCCGATGACCCTGGAACAGCGGATTGCAAGGCTCGAAGATCTCGAAGCGATCAGACAGCTCAAGGCCCGCTACTGCGAAGTCTGCGATGACGACCACAACCCGGATCGTATCATCACCCTCTTCGCTGAAGACGGCATCTGGGAAGGGCGTGGTATCGGCCGGGCCGAAGGCCATGCACAACTGCGCGAACTCTTCGAAGGATTCCGGCGCAGCATCAGTTTTTCGCAGCACATGGTGATGAATCCGATCATTGAAGTGACTGGAGATCGTGCCAGCGGCACCTGGTATTTCTTCGGACCCTTTACCTTCCGCCAGGGTAACCAGGCGAAGTGGCAGGCCGCCCGCTATGTCGACGACTATGTGAAGCGTGACGGGGTGTGGAAATTCCAGCATCTGCGGGTCAGGGGCCCGGGCATGAGTGCGGACTACCAGTCGGGCTGGGCGGGGGCGTAG